In Coturnix japonica isolate 7356 chromosome 11, Coturnix japonica 2.1, whole genome shotgun sequence, the sequence ACAGTAGTGGCTGTGATGCTTAGCGTCAGACAGCATGTATGCACTGATACCCCATGGATTGATTAGAAGTAATGCCAAAGGGGATGTGGTACCTAAATTAGGATCCTTTCCTTCTGTAGTTTGTGAagtttcctctttgctttgtcCTTACATACAGCTacattgcttcttttctttaatgacaGTTTACCTGCAGACGTCTCCTGAAGTTTGTTATGAGAGATTAAAGAGAAGATgtagagaagaagagaaaatcattCCTCTGGTAAAGAGTTCCTTCAGTATATGTGGTAACAGTGAGTTTAAAACATAGTAATGCCAATCTGAATGCTAAAATTACATTCTGAGACTATTCAGAAAATTGGCTGGAgggtttggacttgatgattcttGTGGCCCTTTCCAACATGAGGTGTTCCATTATATTTCCATTAGAAATTGAAATTTCAGCAtttagaactgtagaatcattgAAGTTGGAAAGAGCTCTAAGATCATTTAgcccaaccatcagcccatgtCTGTGACCACTTTAGTCCACATCACTCTGTGTGACATCTGCCCtcacctccatgggcagcccattccaatacctcaccatGTAATTTTGATTTACTGTATAAAAATGCTGTCATGCATGCTGACTTTCCCAAGTGTTGTCTCAGTAATCTTTGTACTGTAGCTGTTGTGGTGGAGTTGTGTGTAATCTGAATGCCTCTTTTTTAGGAATATTTAGAAGCTATTCATCAGCTCTATGAAGAGTGGCTCATTAAACATACGCTATTTAAAGTTTCCTGCCCAGTGCTTGTGAGTATAATTTTAGTTATAACCAGATATGCACAGGGTATTCTTTAAATACTAATAATGTTAATCATGTTAATTAATGGTAAAAGTCAATAAAGCTGCTTTATtaataaccagaaaaaaaaacacagtccATAGTGAATAGTGGAAGACTGCTTTTTAACTCTGAGGTGGAGTTTGTGGGGTGTTTGTTCGTGTTGTGTAGCAGGATCAGACACACAGCGTTCTAGTGAATGCCAGTTCCCAACATAGAACTAGCTGGATGGTTTTAGTTAGGAGTATTTCAGTTTGGCTTCAGTGATAGATCTATTTTGctcagaagcaaataaatattatgttttaattatttgtaatgttaatgtttttgttttgaaggttATTGGAGCTGACCACGACATGCAGAAAATGATAGAAAAGTACGAAGAAAACCGGGACCAAATACTAAACCCGTATAATATGCAACAGCATTTATAGAAGTTTAAATTGAATGGTTTCTGCTTTAGACCTGCACCTTGTAGGATGTTGTGAACTTCTCACTAGAAGGTGCTCAGGAACAAGTCATAAACAGAATATGACCCAATTCCATTCCAAGTTTTTAGGTTCACCATCCACTTTACTGcatcagttctgttttgttaaaaTGTGTCTTTCTCTCACTCCCAATTTACTGCTGTTTCCtatgaaataatgcttttcttttcccccatgacagttttgtttctgtagcgTAAGAGGTGGGTTGTCCTGCTGTGTGTTGCATTCAGTAGCTGTGTTAAGCAGCTGGGGTTATGTCAAAAGAGAGTGTGTAGGGGTTCTTTCTGTAATCCTGCCTACACTGATGCATTTAATTGAACTCTTTTTCTACTGCTTTACATGACATCACGATATAGCTGTAGTTCTGAAGGTAACTATGTGTAGTCACATAGAAATCAGTGGTGAACAAATAGTTAAATAGTCTTTGTAACTGATGTCACTGATGGTTCTGAGGATTTTTCTAGGCTGGGTTTTAAAGGGGCTGATGTCTCTAGTTTTCATGAAATTGCCTTCTCATAGGTGAGTGGAGGACTAGTGAGAATACAGTGGGTTTGGAactctgcctttcctttcaaACGGTGATGTAAATAATGAAAGTAGTTGATTTCTTAACTGCTCTGGATTCTTAAATacttgggttgttttttctaattatttattataaagaaatatatgaaTGGTTCTTTGGGTATACGCTTTATTGCGGCTTGGGGAATAGAGAAATGGGTGTTCAGTTCTTCTGATTATTTGCTTAAGTGTTGACGtgctctttatttctgctttaccCTCTTGAATGTTGTCTTCCATTGCTTACTGCCTAAACATCTCTAACTTATGGACCACGATTTTCAGTTATTTGGCTTTTTCACATGTTACTTGACTGCAAACACTTCACTTCTTTTATTTGGTGGTTTTATGGTAGCTGTATATACCTGAAGGAGGCTGTAGCTAAAATGACTGCAGCTTTTTCCAAGTCAGGAGATGCAGTTCATTTCTTCTcatgggatttttatttatttatttttaaaagcagtgcaGCTTAGGAATGATCAGTGCATGGAGTGTTTCCAAGTGAGTACTGCATCAGTATGCTGAGGCTTGTGAAcccagttctgttctgttttagaGCTTTAGAATTCCAGCTCAAAAGAAAAGGTTTATGTATTAAATAATTATCTTACAGAAGCTTATTTGTACAGGAGCGGTGGTCATTCTGGAGACATTCTGATAAACTTTCaaagttcttttttgtttcttagagaagaaaaaattctcTAGAAATAGTTCTGTAAGTTTCAGCCATCTGCAGATTGTTGTTAATTGCAATCTGATTATGAGTTGTAGAAGCCAATGGTGTGTGTTCTGCATGCTAACCTGGCAGCCCAGAGAGGAGCCTCTTAATTCTGTTGTGCAGAAAATGCAAGTAATTTAGTACCTCACAAAAATGACTCTGGTGAGTCAGTCAGCCTTTTTGGTACTGTTTCCCCTTACCTTGGGAGCCTGGAGTGGTGTGTAAAtcatttaagaagaaatgattcTTTGCCATTTAAATTCTCCAGGTTTTTCCTGGTTCCCTGAGCcgttgttttctctttgtgcttAACAGCCTGTAATGgaattttcttctggaaactTGTCACTTTATGAGCATTTAGATGTAATATCCTGTCACAGTGAGTTCTACATCTAAACTGCAAGCTATGTGAGAACTGATTATCTCTTTTCTGTATTGTATATCTAATCTGGATGGATATCTTCACCAGACTTTAGTACTGACTTTATTGAGGTGTCCTAGCAGTCAGTAACATCTGGGAGCAGCACGTAAACTGACTCGAAGAGACAGAGAGACTggcaaaaattaaaatgttaaacattGCATTTTCTTCACCTGGCCTTCTGTGTGCTCTCTTCTGGCGTGGGGAGGATGTTTATATCTTACTTATTTGATTAAACATTTCAGAGTTGAATGTCCAAAACTGCAGGTCCTAAGAAGCCTTGATGATAATTGTGTTCACTGGTGTAATTAGCATGCAGAACTACTGCCAGCACCAGGAACTGATCCAACAtctctttttcagtgcttttcctcctgcagagTCTGGGTATTCTGCCATCAGTTGCAATTAAAATGTTCAGACCTGAAGCTCTCCGTGCTCTTGCAAGTAATGGCTCTCATAGCAAGGTACTGTCCTGTCTGAGGACTTGGAGTATCTAATCCTTCCTGTAGAGCATAGAGGTCGAAGTAATTACTGTGTATTTCTAAAGCAGGTTAAAGTCAGGTGAGGAATATGgttttttactttgtttccaGCATTTGGGGGGCTACCAGTTGGCAGTTTTCAAAAGGTTTAGTCTCAGAACAAAGAGCCAGTAGTTGTAGGATTACTTTGTACATAAGAGAAATGTAATCTTCTGTCTTGTCCAGATGCCATTTATCTGATTTtagttgttggtttgttttgtaagAGAAACTGGCTTATCCTAAAATAACTCCAAAACTTACTGTAAGGGTTAACTGTTGTGTAAACACTCCTATAAGAGTGGTGTCTCAACACTTACAGAAGGTCAGGTAAGAGTGATGCAGTAGAGGAGCTCTGGTTTTTACTTGTGTACTGTGctacttgattttatttattcttgtgTCGGGGGCTTTGAGCTGATCCCTCTGTCTGATAagtgatttatttctctctcacaTCTCCCCATGATGAATACTGAGCTGTTTGGACTTTTACTGTAAGTAGGCTGCTCTGCACGTGCTGCTGTATTCTGTTCCATTCCTGCCCTTTCTGCAGGGAGCTGTATTGTTTAATGCTGCGAAAAGGAAACCTTTAGGATTTATCAGCTGTCTCACTTAAGAGAACAGTGCCACGTAGCTTCCGCTGGATGGAGCCTTTAGTGGTGATGGTGGATTACTGGTTATAACTCTCCCAGTGTTCAGATACAAgtaaagttaaataaataaacgtGATGTTTTAGAAATTGTGTGTGTTGcttggttctgtttgttttcttttgcttgtttggaGACCACTTGAACAGTAGAGACATTTATCTTTGCAGGCCTTTCTCAGACCCTCTTAggcatgcttttatttttgtctcagtGGACAAGTTGTATTTTAAGGTCTTCATGTATAATTTGAAGCAAGTTGTAATTCTTTGTTCATTCAGTGCTGGCATGccctctgtttgttttcatgctgaaaGTTAGTTTTCATTATTAgtttcacaaacaaaaaaacccaaaaaaattGATTCTAAAGCCAGACTGTGTTTGTTAAGCACCTTAGCTCTGGACAGGACaagtttgtgtgtgtgaaaggaATGATAAGGGGAGGGAAAGTGACTATTTAAATAGACCTGTCAGGGAGAGGTTATGCAGTTGAATTATATCAGCCAGCTCCTGGGTCTGCTGCCTAAACTCTGTGTCTGCACTGATCAAAAGAGAATTTCTCTAATCTGAGGCTTGGGAGAGCTGAGCCATTCAGAGTGGTTGTGCGTAGCATACAGATTTGGGAACAGAGCTGGTCTTGTGTCTCTATGATGGAAAGACATAAAAAGAGTCAGTAAATCCCCAAACACCAGCTGTAGCACAATTAAAGTTGACAACTCACAAGGGGATAGGCACACATTTCACAAACACAAATCACCCTCCTTTGAGGCTCAGGCAGTTCTCTTGCAAGCTAACAGTTCTGCTTAAGCGGTTGCTCTTCTTTAAGTTAATTAGCCAAGGAGAGGTGTATTGGTCAATAGCAACAGGGACAGGAGGACACCGGCAGGAATCGtattctcttttctgtctctctcaGAGATCTAAGTGTATTTACAAGGATTTAAAGCCCTATTTGTGGTACCTTGCACATATGGAAGCAGTTGTACAGAGGGCTGATGCCAAAGGCATGTTAAATATGACTTGTCTTTCAGCTGGTTTTCAAATCCAGTCTCTTCACAGGTATCTAACTGTAAAGCTGCTGTCTCTAATGACCACAGCAATCTGCAagtggaagcagaaagaaaattggttgaaaatatctgtgtgtgtTAAGCAGATGGCAGCTCTCCCTCCTGTGGCAGCCTGAATGCAGTCCTGGCCAATCTACCACAGAGATTCCACCTCAATCCAGGTATTTATTTGGTGTATTTCAAGCGGTAGTCTTTTAGTTTCCTGAGAAACCAACTTTAGCATTGTAGTATTGGTGGTCAGCTACATACTTATGAGGCACCTTTATTTGTGATGAGAAGgggatttttcagtttttaattagATTTCCTGAATATCTGACACAACATACTATTTAAAACACAATCTTAATaacccttcccctcccccccaggGGAAAAATATATCTTATAGAAACTAAAATGGTTAGGAAGAACAGATAAATTATTGAAAGAGGAacaaggaggttgtggtgagtTGACTTTGTGAGGAGCTAAGCACCTACACAGCTGGTTTGCTCAACCTCCTGCAcaacaggagaaacagaagagcaaaagcaagaaTTTGGTTTGAGATAGAGATTTAATTAGtaaaagggagaggaaaaaagaacaagtgaTGGAAAGAtggacaaaaaaagaaaccacaaaccAAAAACTTCTGCTACCCcagttttattgctgagcatgatgTTATATGGTATGAATATCTTTGGCTAAATCCAGTCAGCTGTTACAGCCACCAGGTTCTTGCCCACCACCACTGGAGTGGGGGCCACAGTGGAGAAGGCATTGATAATGTGCAAGCATCGTTCAGCAACAGCCACAATGCAAGTGCATTATTAAGAGTTTTAGCAACTAATCCTAGACACACCAACATGTAGCTTCTCTTAAGAAACTTAACTTCATCCCAGCCAGACCCAGTGCAGAGATATTAGTTTCTGGATACATATTTATAAtacttttttctcctgctctttaACACCATCCAAAGCTGAAATCTTGTCATTTGGTGTTTGTTCGGGCAAAGCTGCATTCCTCCATCTGTGCTGGAATCAGGTAATGACAGAACTCCAGAAGTTAGttattcaaaaagcattttagttCCTGAGGCTTTTCTAGTATAATCCACCTGCTCCCCTACATGTTTCAGGAGGATGAAAGTCAGGTATAGACAAGTTACACTACTTTAGAGAATGCTAATTTTCTAAGCTTATctttaaagtgaaaacagaagaaagattaGCTCAGAATACAGCTTCACAGGAATCACGAGCTAACAGAAGTACACTCCAGCACAGCATTTCTAACACCACAGAGCCTCCCAGTTTAGAAATATTTACCTGTTCCTGTCATTGTACAGCATTCCATATTCTAAAAATAGGTCTCATTAATTAGAGCCAGATGGAATCTGGTTAATGAATTAAATTGAGTGATTTCATGAGGAAAGAGCTATTAAGAATTTGCTCAGTTACTTCAATGTTTACTGTCCAAAAGCGGTggtgtttctgtttatttctgattaGCTTTGTCAAAGCTAATTATCTCCTTTGAAAAGATAATCAAGGCCACAACTAGGGCAGGGAAACCCCAGGCAAATTACAAATAAAGCACTGCTGCTAGAATCAAGTGTGCTAGCACAACATTCCTTGGTCAGTTTTGTCAATAATAACGTAAGGCTCCTggatttcatttacttttaaattataGTTCTCTGGTTTCACTTCAGTGGATTTGCAGTCGGGCTGCAGGAGGTTCCTTCTGCCctgtgcactgctgctccttctgcttgGAGACCGAACATCAATACTTTGTGGTGGAATGTAGGTGGGATTAGGGGGCTCTCTGATGTGCCTGAAGCACTCAGAAGCCTTACGTGCAGTTGGAGAACCCATTAATAGTCCCTTACCATCAGAGCCACTAGTGGGATCCTCCACGCTCCCAGTATTACAGCACAGATCTGAAGATGGCTCAATAAatgcagctgctctgttctgcatttcagcattaGTTGAGTATGCGCGTTTCATTTTGGAATGATTCAGTTCTCTTACATTCCTATCACTTGTACTTGCATATGATGGTGACTCAGGGTGCCCGGTCTCCTCTATTGGATACATCAGATCTTCCTGAGCGTCCTTGACTTGTAGCTTTGTGAAGGTTAAAGACAGATCACAGAGTTCCTCTTCCCTGGGGACGGGGCAGTTCTGGACAGATGCGACATCCCTGTATGGCAGAGACTTGAGCTCATTGGGTTTGTCTGCAGGGTCTGGGTCTACACAGTTTATGGCATCATTAATTTTTGCTTCGATCGATTCTTCAGGGACTTGTTGAGCTTCATACTCTGGAGTGCTTTTACTGTCACAAGTGCTGTCAGCAAATATCGCAAAAGCTGGTGGACCACTTGCTCCTGGTGACAGCGGCACCGACCAGAGCTCATTTGCAGCTGACTGTGCACTGACTGCCAAAACACGTTCCTCGCTTACACTGgatcttggcttttttttaaaagcttttggagAAAGATTCTCACTGAAAATAGGTGTTTGTCTGATGACAATGTCACTGTATTTGATCAAGAAGTCCTCACTGTCTGAGCGTTTGCCCGGAAATTGTACTGTGTTAATGACTTGCTTTTGGTGCTCCTGAAGCCTGTCAGTGGATTGAGTTACTGCTAAGTGAGGAGTGTCATCTTTGATCTTCAGGTTCCGAGCGGCTTCAAAAGACATACTGCTATTAGGTGAAGACTTGTGTTGAGTAGCAAGGCACGAAGTCATTTCACTGCTCTCTTTATTTTCTAGATTTTCACAGCCTTCTCTCTGGGGCAGCTGATCTTCTCTGTCCTTATTTTCATGGTGCCAGTGCATTTGTGATCTCTTCTGCGAGGTCTTCTCCAAATtgccttgcttttcttcatttgtcaTTTTGAGGATGGTTTCACACTCGATTCTTGCCAGGAATATTTCAAAGGCagtctgctttgtttcctcattgtttctttttctgacaagTGAAAACTCTGTGGCTGTTGTTGCAGTGTAACCTATTTTCTCCAGTACTGTTTTTACTATGTCATCTGGGAGCACAGATTGAACATAGTAGACAAAATTACCGGTGAATGTCTGCAACAGAACGGAACAGtgaaaaaacagatgaatggtggggggtgggggaagcgTGAAAGTCTCCAGCAGAACAAACTACTTCAAAAATTACTTCAATCTGTTTGAAAACTATTGTGTTGGAAGTTTGAGTTGCGAATCGGAGTGAGGCTTTTCTAACAGCGTTATGTTGTCAGCCTCTCTAGCTCTTGCACAGTAATTTCAGGGGTGTTAATGCCAGTTTAAAGCTGGTAAGGTACCAGCCAGGAGCATCAAtatgcagaaaaggagaaagaaaaacactttaatCAAACTAGAGACATTCAGATGTGAGTCTTGTGCTCCACTGAAGAACAAGACCTTTTCAACAGAGCATTTGTGGAATCAAGCACTGAGGTTTAACTTCTCCTAAAGAGATGCACTCACAGTTACTCGTGTTTCTTAATGGGTGACAGCAGtgtatcattttctttctcagtggtTCAGAGTGCTGCTCTAATTTTGCTTTCCTGGAATTAGGTCACTTTGAAAGCACGCTTTGAGGGGACACAGTGTCATAATGGCCTTCCAAATACTGCCTTGCCAGCATGACTTGTCTAAGGTGCTGCTGGCCCAATACAGTGGGGAAAAGAGGAGTCAAGTTTAATGTGTTGTTTTGGAGCTACCAAAGGCACAAGGCCTAGCTGGTAAAATCCAAGTGGCTTTTGGTTTTGCCATAAACCTTATGCTAAGAGATGGTGCCCCGGTGTCAGCTCGGTGTCAGACCGAGTGCCTCGTAGGGCTTCTGCCTTGGGACACCAGGGCTGAGATCTGAGCCGCTGTGTCACGCGTGTGCTGAGGGCcggcagagctgctgcccaaGGCCGGTGCTGAGCGGAACGGCCTCGCTGTGTTCATATCACATTCATATCACTGCGGGAGCAGCTCCCGGCCGCGGCCCCGGGTAAGGCCCATGTAAGGCCGTTCCTCCTACCTTCAGCGACCTGATCTCCTTCCTCCACGGGGCCAGCAGCAAGTTGAcgcagagcagctccagcacttcCAGCGCCTTCAGCATGTCCCTCAACACGCTGCCGCCCCGCTGCCCGCGGACTCTCCGGCACCGCTCGGCCACTCCGCGCACGTCCAGCGCTCCCCGCCGCTCCGGCAGCCGCCTCGCCCTCTCCTTCAGGGCGGCCTCGTCGCACGCCGCCAGCCGCCCCTCCGCCCCCCGGGCCGCGTAGTAGGCCAGGTAGTCCCGCAGCaaaccctcctcctcctcggcCGCCGGCTCCTCCATGGCGCCGTGGGGCCGCCcctcccgccgccccgcccgctGGAAACACGGAGCGTCCggcagcggggcgggcggcCACGAACCGAAAGCGAAAGGAGGAGAACAGCGCCACCTGGCGGCCGGCAGCAGCGCTGCGGGGGGAGCAGCGCCACGAGCGGCGGCGCGAGGGCGGAGTTACCACAGCGAGGGAAGCGGCGGCGTCGAGTGAGCGATGGTGCGGAGTGATGGTGGTGGTCGGTGTCTTCGTCGTGGTGTGAGGGTGGCAATGCAGCGGCCTTCGAGCTCAGGTGAGGCGGCTTCGCGTTCTGCCGAGCTCTGGTCCCCCTCCTGAGCTGCCGGCCCTGTGGGCTGTGTGTGTATTGCGGGCTGTGTGTGTATTGCGGGCTGTGTGTGTATTGCGGGCTCTAGCCCTGCTATGTGAGGCTGCTCTGAAGGTACATGGTGCGATGGGCCGCACGGAGCGTCCTTGGTGCCCGTGCTGTGCTGCGCTGTACGCGGTCTCTGCATTCCGTGTTAGTGTTGAGCAACGTTTGGCCGTTGCCGGAGGGTTTCCCAGGACGGGCAGTGCAAATGTTATTGCTGGTTTCGGTTTTTgggctttgctttttgcagtcGTTGTTGCTACATTGTTGTGTGGTTCCGTAGATGAACGCGGTGTGGGCCGCCCCCGAGCTCGGCTTTGTTGCTTCAGCCCGTGCCCTCCCACGTGCAAATTGCCTCTGGTTtcatggtgctgcagggctcgTCTTGGTGCTGGCTGCCCGGCTCTCACAATAGGTCACAACGTGAATTCCTTGCAGGGAAGCTCCGGCTCCGTGCCCCGGGCCGCTCGTTTCCAGCCGGTGTCTGCGCGGTGCTGCAAATGCAGCAGTTTCCCTCTTGGACTTTTCATGTAAGAGAGCTTTCCTTATAGCACGTGTTTGTGACCGAAACGCCGCCACAAAGTGCTACAGTAGTATTTGCACGTGGAGGATTGCGGTATAAAATCACCTCCCGAGCTCCGCGTGCCGCCACGTGGCGGGGCCGTGCCGGCAGCACGCAGCGCTGTGCACtatgctgagctgagctgtgctgtgctgtgctgtgcagtgctgtgctgtgctgtgctgtgctgtgctgtgctgtgctgtgctgtgctgtgcagtgctgtgcactgTGCAGATCTTTATCGACCCGAGCACGTGGCATCAGTTCACCTTTCCGCACGTCTGCTCCTACAGGGGCTCAGAATTAAGGACTGTCTATTTGAAACACCCGCTTCTCCTTCCCCTCGTGCCCCTCCTGGTCTTAGTGTGAGGTACCTCTGTGTGTAGTTGTGGTGGGTTCTGATGCTTTGCCTGTGCTACTGGCACAATAAAAGCACGGAAGCTGCACTGAGTACATGTATGTTCTTTAATAAAAGTTGTATGCAAAGATCCATATACCAAAAATTCCGGCAGAAGAGATgactacagaaatacagagttGTTGTCCTGCAGGTGAGGAACAGCATCGCCAAACAGTCTGTGTTCTCCTATTAATCACGTAATTAACACGAGGCCTACGTTCAGCTTGGCTTTAGGATTGCTGTTACAGCGATACCATAGTTTAAAGTCCGATAAGGGGCTGTGAATTTCTTTAATGTAGTTGAATGGGAGCTGACTTGTACTCTTGAGGTGCTCTGACTGTTCTGCTGGGATCTCTCAGAGTTCCGATATACGACGTGCTTTGGTTGCTGATTGGGGTGGCTGAGTCCCGCTGTGCTGTGTGGCAGTGCAGGCtgttggcagtgctgtgcctgtcCTCACGTGGGAAAGGATTTGATTCGTTCTGCTGTGATTTTAGTGCAGTATTTCTATCGTGAGGCGAGGTGTAAATCCCCCCTTTTCTTCAGAAGTCTGCTTAAAGTCGAGTTATCCTGTAAAATCAAATCATTATTTCCCTCTGATACAAAGGTAGTGGCAGGGCCTGAAATCCATGTCAGGTTAACAGACAGAAGTACTGCccacagaacacagaaacagGCAGATAATGTATAACAGAGCAGACACTTGTGAATGGCTTGTCTTCAGTAGAGCCCCCAGCTTTGCCGTACAGGTAGGAAAGACACATTCAAAAACCAAAATCCCATTTACCTTCTGATTCCTGCTGGATTCCCTCTCCAGCCCACAGCATCAGCCCCCAGTTCTGGTCTGTCCCCATTACATGCCCTGCTTTATGTAAACCTTTGTGCTTCCCTTCACTTCTTC encodes:
- the LOC107319284 gene encoding uncharacterized protein LOC107319284, with the translated sequence MEEPAAEEEEGLLRDYLAYYAARGAEGRLAACDEAALKERARRLPERRGALDVRGVAERCRRVRGQRGGSVLRDMLKALEVLELLCVNLLLAPWRKEIRSLKTFTGNFVYYVQSVLPDDIVKTVLEKIGYTATTATEFSLVRKRNNEETKQTAFEIFLARIECETILKMTNEEKQGNLEKTSQKRSQMHWHHENKDREDQLPQREGCENLENKESSEMTSCLATQHKSSPNSSMSFEAARNLKIKDDTPHLAVTQSTDRLQEHQKQVINTVQFPGKRSDSEDFLIKYSDIVIRQTPIFSENLSPKAFKKKPRSSVSEERVLAVSAQSAANELWSVPLSPGASGPPAFAIFADSTCDSKSTPEYEAQQVPEESIEAKINDAINCVDPDPADKPNELKSLPYRDVASVQNCPVPREEELCDLSLTFTKLQVKDAQEDLMYPIEETGHPESPSYASTSDRNVRELNHSKMKRAYSTNAEMQNRAAAFIEPSSDLCCNTGSVEDPTSGSDGKGLLMGSPTARKASECFRHIREPPNPTYIPPQSIDVRSPSRRSSSAQGRRNLLQPDCKSTEVKPENYNLKVNEIQEPYVIIDKTDQGMLC